One part of the Arthrobacter sp. EM1 genome encodes these proteins:
- a CDS encoding CPBP family intramembrane glutamic endopeptidase, with protein MGTALRTPTPRPELYRFSRLDYLTAGLYVAVAGFFAVFGSLLAPLMLRLSPNPAVASYSVNLIFYGGIGILALAAVRRIAARDLRVLATRPWFSLLMVPLAVVAMMILTAILVAVTGPPQTSANQAGLQALMQQVPAWLMVPLLVIVGPFVEEYIFRHLLIGKLSRRVNVWVCAGLSVVFFAALHIIGQEALALPVLMPYLAMGAVLVFVYVWTGKNVMFSYFVHASKNLLAVIFLYAIPPDVMEQLQKVQG; from the coding sequence ATGGGCACCGCTCTTCGCACACCAACACCGCGGCCGGAACTGTACAGGTTCTCGCGGCTCGACTACCTCACGGCCGGCCTCTACGTCGCCGTCGCCGGATTTTTTGCCGTGTTCGGCTCACTGCTGGCGCCGCTGATGCTGCGGCTCTCGCCGAACCCGGCGGTGGCGTCGTACTCGGTGAACCTGATCTTCTACGGCGGGATCGGCATCCTGGCACTGGCCGCCGTCCGGCGCATCGCCGCTCGGGACCTCAGGGTCCTCGCCACCCGGCCGTGGTTCAGCCTGCTGATGGTCCCTCTCGCCGTGGTGGCGATGATGATTCTCACCGCGATTCTCGTCGCCGTAACCGGCCCGCCGCAGACGTCCGCCAACCAGGCGGGCCTGCAGGCGCTGATGCAGCAGGTGCCGGCCTGGCTGATGGTGCCGCTGCTGGTGATCGTGGGTCCGTTTGTGGAGGAGTACATCTTCCGCCACCTGCTGATCGGCAAGCTCAGCCGCAGGGTCAACGTCTGGGTGTGCGCCGGCTTGTCAGTTGTGTTCTTTGCGGCCCTGCATATCATTGGCCAGGAGGCGCTGGCCCTCCCGGTCCTGATGCCGTATCTCGCGATGGGCGCCGTCCTGGTATTCGTCTACGTCTGGACCGGCAAAAATGTGATGTTCTCCTACTTTGTCCACGCGTCGAAGAACCTGCTCGCGGTCATTTTCCTCTACGCCATCCCGCCGGATGTGATGGAGCAGCTCCAGAAGGTCCAGGGCTAG
- a CDS encoding VOC family protein has translation MTLNIQIAVDCRNPHELAGWWAETLAWAVEPQDEGFIRSMIEQGFATEAETKVHHGKLVWRDGAAIRPPEELDATAPARRILFQTAPEEKTVKNRIHWDVNLAGADKDTFRTALEARGASFLWTASEGPHSWHTMADPEGNEFCIS, from the coding sequence ATGACACTCAACATTCAGATCGCAGTCGACTGCCGGAACCCGCATGAGCTGGCCGGCTGGTGGGCCGAGACCCTCGCGTGGGCGGTGGAGCCGCAGGACGAGGGCTTCATCCGCTCCATGATCGAGCAGGGCTTCGCCACCGAGGCGGAGACCAAGGTCCACCACGGCAAGCTCGTTTGGCGTGACGGTGCCGCCATCCGCCCGCCTGAGGAACTCGACGCCACAGCCCCTGCCCGCCGCATCCTCTTCCAGACGGCCCCGGAGGAAAAGACAGTTAAAAACCGGATCCACTGGGACGTTAACCTGGCCGGCGCCGACAAGGACACGTTCCGCACCGCATTGGAAGCCCGCGGCGCCAGCTTCCTTTGGACCGCCAGCGAAGGACCGCATTCCTGGCACACCATGGCGGACCCTGAAGGCAACGAGTTCTGCATCAGCTGA
- a CDS encoding ABC-F family ATP-binding cassette domain-containing protein, which yields MSEHLRLSGVSHGYGDRQLFAGVDIAISAGEHVAIVGENGAGKSTLLRILAGLEAPDEGTAVSQGRVGYLAQTLGLPDAFTVSNAIDAALESLREMEAELERLEDGLAGAEAGELERYGNLQTQYQLREGYAAESRVEAALDRLGLGGLGRTRTLGSLSGGEQERVALACVLADPADILLLDEPTNHLDASGTAWLEARLAAHRGTVVVVSHDRVLLRKVASTVIEVDAERLTVNRYGNGYEGYLREKSAERQRWAQQYHGWLDSMAAERLQADTVAGTMGYARQRDNDKMGFDFKAGTWQKAATSKVRNAQERLRRLEANPIDRPPVPLKLATNLRADVAAGPALEATGVTVPGRLEPTDLRVEAGQKILITGPNGAGKSTLLAVLAGTLEPATGTVVRHGRIGYLQQELELPQHPGMRLLPAFAAGLGGNIDEHAEALLRLGLFRTSEFHVPVGSLSAGQQRRLALARLLLGGYGTMLVDEPTNHLAPVLVEQLEAALSDFAGTLILVSHDRALGEWFSTCSGHDTGRGAGAGNWLRYGMRDGALV from the coding sequence TTGAGCGAACATCTCCGCCTTTCGGGCGTATCCCATGGTTACGGGGACCGCCAGCTTTTCGCCGGCGTCGACATTGCCATCAGCGCCGGTGAACATGTGGCAATCGTCGGCGAAAACGGCGCGGGCAAATCCACGCTGCTCCGGATTTTGGCCGGGCTCGAGGCCCCGGACGAGGGCACCGCCGTCAGCCAGGGCCGCGTGGGCTACCTTGCCCAAACCCTGGGCCTGCCTGATGCGTTCACCGTGTCCAACGCGATCGATGCCGCGCTGGAATCCCTCCGCGAAATGGAGGCCGAGCTGGAGCGCCTGGAAGACGGGCTGGCCGGAGCGGAAGCAGGCGAACTGGAGCGCTACGGAAACCTGCAGACGCAGTACCAGTTGCGGGAAGGCTACGCCGCGGAATCCCGGGTAGAGGCGGCGCTGGACCGACTTGGCCTCGGCGGTCTGGGCCGGACGCGGACCCTGGGCTCGCTCTCCGGCGGGGAGCAGGAACGCGTGGCGCTGGCCTGCGTGCTGGCCGATCCCGCGGATATCCTCCTCCTGGACGAACCCACCAACCACCTCGACGCCAGCGGCACGGCCTGGCTGGAGGCGCGGCTGGCCGCGCACCGAGGAACCGTGGTGGTGGTCTCCCACGACCGCGTCCTGTTGCGCAAAGTAGCGTCAACAGTGATTGAAGTAGATGCCGAACGCCTTACGGTCAACCGGTACGGCAACGGCTACGAAGGCTATCTGCGGGAGAAGTCGGCCGAGCGCCAGCGCTGGGCGCAGCAGTACCACGGGTGGCTGGACTCGATGGCGGCCGAGCGGCTCCAGGCGGACACCGTCGCGGGGACGATGGGCTACGCCCGCCAGCGCGACAATGACAAAATGGGGTTCGACTTCAAAGCCGGCACGTGGCAAAAGGCAGCCACCAGCAAGGTCCGCAATGCCCAGGAGCGTCTCCGCCGGCTGGAGGCAAACCCCATCGACCGTCCGCCGGTGCCCCTGAAACTGGCAACGAACCTTCGGGCGGACGTTGCGGCGGGTCCCGCCCTTGAAGCGACGGGAGTGACGGTACCGGGCCGCCTGGAACCGACGGACCTCCGGGTGGAGGCGGGCCAGAAGATCCTCATTACCGGTCCCAATGGCGCCGGCAAGTCCACGCTGCTCGCCGTCCTGGCGGGCACGCTGGAACCGGCCACAGGCACCGTAGTGCGGCACGGCCGGATCGGATACCTGCAGCAGGAACTGGAGCTCCCGCAGCACCCCGGGATGCGTCTCCTGCCCGCTTTCGCCGCGGGCCTGGGCGGCAACATCGATGAGCACGCCGAGGCGCTGCTGCGGCTCGGGCTTTTCCGCACCAGCGAATTCCACGTCCCGGTGGGGAGCCTTTCCGCAGGGCAACAACGCAGGCTGGCGCTCGCCCGCCTGCTCCTGGGCGGGTATGGAACGATGCTCGTGGATGAGCCCACCAACCACCTGGCGCCCGTGCTGGTGGAACAGCTCGAAGCGGCTCTTTCGGACTTCGCCGGGACGCTGATCCTGGTCAGCCACGACCGCGCCCTGGGGGAGTGGTTCAGCACGTGCTCCGGTCACGACACCGGGCGGGGCGCCGGAGCCGGAAACTGGCTCCGGTACGGGATGCGGGATGGCGCCCTGGTCTGA
- the ccsB gene encoding c-type cytochrome biogenesis protein CcsB, producing the protein MFPINETMGQYSELFMLLAAGTYTVAFIAFAWDLAKSSKTLRAVDLKAAELSAAEAARVPVAAGVGASSAGVDRADADVAGPIGRAERPTSNVSGAAAGNAAGIGGTADGAMRYSAERRAPARVAVALTVLGVAIHAAGVLTRALGSGRVPWGNMYEFLTTGAFVAVAVFLVVLIRRDLRFLGTFVVGLAIIMLVAASVAYWTPVGHLVPALQSYWLLIHVSIAVMSSALFTLTFAMSALQLVQTHRQKSIAAGGRDKLGFMRLVPSALSLENLSYRINAIAFVGWTFTLMFGAIWAEKAWGRFWGWDTKEVWTFVIWVVYAGYLHARATRGWTGTRAAWLSIVGYLCVVFNFTIVNQFFNGLHSYSGL; encoded by the coding sequence ATGTTCCCCATCAACGAAACCATGGGCCAGTACAGCGAGCTGTTTATGCTCCTCGCAGCCGGCACGTACACGGTGGCATTTATCGCCTTCGCGTGGGACCTGGCCAAGAGCAGCAAAACACTTCGCGCGGTGGACCTGAAGGCCGCTGAACTCTCGGCCGCCGAAGCGGCGCGCGTACCCGTTGCCGCCGGCGTAGGCGCCTCCAGCGCCGGCGTGGACCGGGCAGATGCCGACGTGGCCGGGCCGATCGGCCGGGCTGAGCGCCCGACCTCGAACGTCTCCGGTGCTGCAGCCGGGAACGCGGCGGGCATCGGCGGAACCGCGGACGGGGCGATGCGCTATTCTGCCGAACGCCGGGCACCTGCCCGGGTCGCCGTCGCCTTGACCGTGTTGGGCGTCGCCATTCACGCCGCCGGTGTCCTCACGAGGGCGCTCGGTTCCGGCCGGGTGCCATGGGGCAACATGTATGAGTTCCTGACCACGGGCGCATTCGTGGCCGTCGCCGTGTTCCTGGTGGTCCTGATCCGCCGCGACCTGCGCTTCCTGGGCACCTTCGTGGTGGGCCTGGCGATCATTATGCTCGTGGCTGCCTCCGTGGCCTACTGGACGCCGGTGGGGCACCTCGTTCCGGCACTGCAGAGCTACTGGCTGCTTATCCACGTGTCCATCGCGGTGATGTCCTCGGCGCTGTTCACGCTGACGTTCGCGATGTCGGCACTCCAGCTGGTCCAGACGCACCGGCAAAAGTCCATTGCCGCAGGCGGCCGGGACAAGCTGGGGTTTATGCGCCTGGTGCCCTCGGCGCTGAGCCTTGAAAACCTCTCCTACCGGATCAACGCCATCGCCTTCGTCGGCTGGACCTTTACGCTGATGTTCGGGGCCATTTGGGCCGAGAAGGCCTGGGGCCGGTTCTGGGGCTGGGACACCAAGGAAGTTTGGACCTTCGTGATCTGGGTGGTCTACGCCGGCTACTTGCACGCCCGTGCCACCCGTGGCTGGACCGGCACGCGCGCGGCCTGGCTGTCGATTGTCGGTTACCTGTGTGTGGTCTTCAACTTCACGATCGTGAACCAGTTCTTCAACGGCCTGCACTCCTACTCCGGGCTCTAG
- a CDS encoding PLD nuclease N-terminal domain-containing protein → MLRVVVVVAVLVVFVYGLVDVIRTDPRQTKGISKPAWVVVQIVLPVIGAILWFLIGRPRGTAPVRAAYSHTSAPDDDPDFLRNLELRRRSQAEAERLRKLKAELDAKERTDDDGKGARGSGSGEAHGSSDPQGTDEVK, encoded by the coding sequence ATGCTCCGTGTAGTGGTCGTTGTCGCTGTTCTCGTCGTATTCGTCTATGGACTTGTCGATGTGATCCGCACTGATCCCCGCCAGACCAAAGGCATCTCGAAGCCGGCCTGGGTTGTGGTGCAGATCGTCCTCCCGGTCATTGGCGCCATCCTGTGGTTCCTCATCGGCCGGCCCCGCGGCACCGCCCCCGTGCGCGCCGCCTACAGCCACACCAGCGCGCCCGACGACGACCCGGATTTTCTGCGCAACCTCGAGCTCCGCCGCCGCAGCCAGGCCGAAGCAGAGCGGCTCAGGAAGCTAAAAGCCGAACTGGACGCCAAAGAGCGCACCGACGATGACGGCAAGGGCGCACGCGGCTCCGGGTCCGGCGAGGCCCACGGCAGCAGCGACCCGCAGGGTACCGACGAAGTCAAATAG
- a CDS encoding 1,4-dihydroxy-2-naphthoate polyprenyltransferase — translation MATAAQWIQGARLRTLPAAIAPVLIGTAAAYALNAFRPVNAVLAALVALLLQIGVNYANDYSDGIRGTDEDRVGPLRLVGSGAAMPAHVKYAAFAAFGLAMVFGLALVILSQAWWLILVGVGCVLAAWGYTGGKNPYGYLGLGDLFVFVFFGLVATLGTTYTQAAQISLPAVIGAIGTGLIAVALLMANNVRDIPTDRKAGKKTLAVRLGDKHARESYVLMLAVAILLPIVLAPARPWMLIVLLLIPASLMPSWLMIAGRRRKSLIPVLKQTGLINLGYAVLFSLGLILSRGF, via the coding sequence GTGGCTACAGCCGCTCAATGGATCCAAGGCGCCCGACTGCGCACCCTGCCGGCCGCTATTGCGCCTGTCCTGATCGGGACCGCTGCCGCGTACGCCTTGAACGCGTTTCGTCCCGTCAACGCCGTCCTGGCGGCGCTGGTGGCCCTGCTGCTGCAAATCGGCGTGAACTATGCCAACGACTATTCGGACGGCATCCGCGGCACTGACGAGGACCGGGTGGGCCCGCTTCGGCTGGTCGGCTCCGGCGCCGCGATGCCCGCGCACGTCAAGTACGCCGCGTTCGCCGCCTTCGGGCTGGCGATGGTGTTCGGGCTGGCCCTGGTCATCCTCTCGCAGGCGTGGTGGCTGATCCTGGTCGGTGTGGGTTGCGTCCTGGCAGCGTGGGGCTACACCGGCGGGAAGAACCCGTACGGCTACCTCGGACTGGGGGATTTGTTCGTCTTTGTGTTCTTCGGCCTCGTCGCCACGCTGGGCACCACCTACACGCAGGCCGCGCAGATCAGCTTGCCCGCGGTCATCGGTGCGATTGGCACCGGACTCATCGCCGTCGCGCTGCTGATGGCCAACAACGTCCGCGACATCCCCACGGACCGGAAAGCCGGGAAGAAAACCCTCGCCGTGCGGCTGGGCGACAAGCATGCCCGCGAAAGCTACGTGCTGATGCTCGCCGTCGCCATCCTGCTGCCGATTGTGCTGGCCCCGGCCCGGCCGTGGATGCTGATCGTGCTGCTGCTGATCCCGGCAAGCCTGATGCCGTCCTGGCTGATGATCGCCGGCCGGCGCCGCAAGAGCCTGATTCCGGTGCTCAAGCAGACGGGCCTGATCAACCTCGGCTATGCGGTGCTGTTCTCGTTGGGCCTGATCCTCAGCCGCGGGTTCTAA
- a CDS encoding DUF4229 domain-containing protein yields MAFLKYSLIRLVLFAPLFALFLYLRLGVLLAALCAGMMAFAVSYLFFQKQRAAATASLHSRFSGKAKPLRSAGEVADADAEDRLVDEHPDVTVRTDSRPKDS; encoded by the coding sequence GTGGCCTTCCTGAAATACTCCCTGATCCGTCTGGTGCTGTTCGCACCGTTGTTCGCCCTGTTCCTCTACCTGCGGCTTGGTGTGCTGCTCGCGGCCCTGTGCGCCGGCATGATGGCCTTCGCGGTGAGCTACCTGTTTTTCCAGAAGCAGCGCGCTGCCGCCACCGCCTCGCTCCACAGCCGCTTCTCCGGAAAGGCGAAGCCGCTGCGCAGCGCCGGCGAAGTGGCGGACGCCGACGCCGAAGACCGGCTCGTCGACGAACACCCGGACGTAACGGTGCGTACGGACAGCCGGCCCAAGGACTCCTAG
- a CDS encoding 1,4-dihydroxy-2-naphthoyl-CoA synthase, with amino-acid sequence MSNQIPAKVSDVFDPTRWRTVSGFDDFQDMTYHRQVERSADGAVVRDLPTVRIAFNRPEVRNAFRPGTVDELYRAMDHARMSPDVATVLLTGNGPSAKDGGHSFCSGGDQRIRGRDGYRYADGETTETIDPARAGRLHILEVQRLMRTMPKVVIAVVNGWAAGGGHSLHVVSDLTIASREHGKFKQTDATVGSFDAGYGSALLARQIGQKAAREIFFLAREYSAEDMVRMGAVNEAVDHARLEDVALEYAADIARQSPQALRMLKFAFNLADDGLAGQQVFAGEATRLAYMTDEAVEGKEAFLQKRDPDWSSFPYYF; translated from the coding sequence GTGAGCAACCAAATCCCCGCCAAGGTATCCGACGTCTTTGACCCCACCCGCTGGCGCACCGTGTCCGGCTTCGACGATTTCCAGGACATGACCTACCACCGGCAGGTGGAGCGCTCCGCGGACGGTGCCGTGGTCCGGGACCTGCCGACGGTGCGTATCGCGTTCAACCGGCCCGAGGTCCGTAACGCCTTCCGCCCCGGCACTGTCGATGAGCTCTACCGCGCCATGGACCACGCCCGGATGAGCCCGGATGTGGCCACTGTGCTGCTGACCGGCAACGGCCCCTCCGCCAAAGACGGCGGCCACTCGTTCTGCTCCGGCGGTGACCAGCGGATCCGCGGCCGCGACGGCTACCGGTACGCAGACGGCGAGACCACCGAAACCATCGACCCGGCGCGCGCCGGCCGGCTGCATATCCTTGAGGTCCAGCGGCTCATGCGCACCATGCCCAAGGTTGTCATTGCCGTTGTCAACGGCTGGGCCGCCGGCGGCGGGCATTCCCTGCATGTCGTTTCAGACCTGACCATCGCTTCCCGCGAACACGGCAAATTCAAGCAGACCGATGCCACGGTCGGCAGCTTCGACGCCGGCTACGGCTCCGCGCTGCTGGCCCGCCAGATCGGCCAGAAGGCCGCCCGCGAAATCTTCTTCCTGGCCCGCGAATATTCCGCAGAGGACATGGTCCGGATGGGCGCGGTGAACGAGGCCGTGGATCACGCACGGCTTGAGGATGTGGCGCTGGAATACGCCGCCGACATTGCCAGGCAGTCGCCGCAGGCCCTCCGGATGCTCAAGTTTGCCTTCAATCTGGCCGACGATGGCCTCGCAGGCCAGCAGGTCTTCGCCGGCGAGGCGACGCGGCTTGCCTACATGACCGACGAGGCCGTGGAGGGCAAGGAAGCCTTCCTGCAAAAGCGCGATCCGGACTGGTCCAGCTTCCCCTACTACTTCTAA
- a CDS encoding amino acid permease encodes MPSTTPTELKNPEAQSAVVDSTLSAEGYKKSLSGRQVTMIAMGGAIGVGLFMGAGGRLASTGPSLIFSYALAGVIAYLLMRALGELIMYRQTSGSFVSYAGEMFGKKGAYVSGWMYFINWAMTGIAELIAIGLYFQFFFPNVPVELSAIAALLLLVGVNLLSVKAFGEFEFWASVLKVGAILIFLAVGTFMVITNAQVGDGNASVSNLFAAEGGMFPKGGLVMILVLNAVIFAYNGIELVGVTAGEMQDPAKEVPKAIRAVVFRIVVFYVGSVTLLAMLLPSDQYVAGTSPFVTVFGQMGLGWMGDVMNMIVITAALSSCNSGLYSIGRIFRTMANNGHAPQWLTRMSKSHVPYAAILAIGGVYLVGILLNIWLGGSYAFDLALNSASVGVIFTWAAIFASQIALRKTKGKVSSLLAPGGVWASWAGLIALLLITVLIGFDTMTSKGGEVFHLGLWTLATIPFFALLLWLGWQKVKDNEPKNALFN; translated from the coding sequence GTGCCATCAACTACCCCCACAGAACTTAAGAACCCCGAGGCGCAATCCGCCGTCGTCGACTCAACTCTCAGCGCCGAGGGCTACAAGAAGTCGCTCAGCGGCCGCCAGGTCACCATGATCGCGATGGGCGGCGCCATTGGCGTCGGACTCTTTATGGGCGCCGGCGGGCGCCTGGCCTCCACCGGTCCGTCGCTCATTTTCTCCTACGCCTTGGCCGGCGTCATCGCGTACCTGCTGATGCGCGCCCTGGGCGAGCTGATCATGTACCGCCAGACGTCAGGCTCCTTCGTCAGCTATGCCGGTGAAATGTTCGGCAAAAAGGGCGCTTATGTCTCCGGCTGGATGTACTTCATCAACTGGGCCATGACCGGCATTGCCGAGCTCATCGCGATCGGACTGTACTTCCAGTTCTTTTTCCCGAACGTGCCGGTTGAACTGTCCGCCATCGCAGCGCTGTTGCTGCTAGTCGGCGTCAACCTCCTGAGTGTCAAGGCGTTCGGCGAATTCGAATTCTGGGCCTCCGTCCTCAAGGTCGGTGCGATCCTCATCTTCTTGGCCGTCGGTACTTTTATGGTGATCACCAACGCCCAGGTGGGCGACGGCAACGCCTCGGTCAGCAACCTGTTCGCCGCTGAGGGGGGCATGTTCCCCAAGGGCGGGCTCGTGATGATCCTGGTGCTGAACGCGGTGATCTTCGCCTACAACGGCATTGAGCTCGTTGGCGTCACTGCCGGTGAAATGCAGGATCCGGCCAAAGAAGTGCCCAAGGCCATCCGCGCTGTTGTCTTCCGGATCGTGGTGTTCTACGTCGGTTCCGTGACGCTGCTGGCCATGCTGCTGCCGTCGGACCAGTACGTTGCCGGCACCTCGCCGTTTGTCACAGTGTTCGGCCAGATGGGCCTCGGCTGGATGGGCGATGTGATGAACATGATTGTCATCACCGCCGCCCTCTCCTCGTGCAACTCGGGCCTGTACTCGATCGGCCGGATTTTCCGGACCATGGCCAACAACGGGCATGCTCCGCAGTGGCTGACCAGGATGTCCAAGAGCCACGTGCCGTACGCCGCCATCCTGGCCATCGGCGGCGTTTACCTAGTCGGGATCCTGCTTAATATCTGGCTCGGCGGCTCGTATGCCTTTGACCTGGCGCTGAACTCGGCCTCGGTCGGTGTGATCTTCACCTGGGCTGCCATCTTCGCCAGCCAGATAGCGCTGCGGAAAACCAAGGGCAAGGTCTCCTCCCTGCTGGCGCCCGGCGGAGTCTGGGCCAGCTGGGCAGGCTTGATTGCCCTGCTGCTTATCACGGTGCTGATCGGCTTCGACACCATGACCAGCAAGGGCGGCGAAGTCTTCCACCTTGGTCTTTGGACATTGGCGACCATCCCGTTCTTCGCACTCCTGCTGTGGCTCGGCTGGCAGAAGGTCAAGGACAACGAACCGAAGAACGCGCTCTTCAACTAG
- a CDS encoding AMP-binding protein, producing the protein MTSGAVNIEAALAALAAALHGEGPAVELADGPDGSPVLAFPETPGIEDAAVVVRTSGSTGVPKATVLTVDALAASSMATALALKGEGQWLLALPVQYVAGVQVLVRSLFAGTRPWAMDLSGGFTPEAFTAAAAELTDQKRFTSLVPTQLQRLLDAPSADTLAALRRFNGILLGGGPVPPALLAAARNAGLQVVTTYGSAETCGGCVYDGVPLEGVLVRVAEDGRVLLGGATIAAGYLGAPELDAAAFVADNGVRWYRTNDLGELDGDGKLRILGRADDVVITGGVKVSAAHVQAELEKLDGVRAAFVAGVPSAEWGQALAAFVAVADTSPQGFANFAAGSRWAAALGTLAPKTVLAAAELLLLPNGKPDRLAMSVRLSELHQGK; encoded by the coding sequence GTGACTTCCGGAGCTGTCAACATCGAAGCCGCCCTCGCGGCGCTGGCCGCGGCCCTCCACGGGGAGGGACCCGCCGTCGAGCTCGCCGACGGGCCCGACGGGTCCCCGGTGCTGGCCTTCCCCGAAACGCCCGGCATCGAAGACGCCGCCGTTGTGGTGCGAACCTCCGGATCCACCGGCGTGCCGAAGGCTACAGTGCTGACCGTTGACGCGCTGGCTGCCTCCTCGATGGCCACCGCGTTGGCGCTCAAGGGCGAAGGCCAGTGGCTGCTCGCCCTGCCCGTGCAATATGTGGCCGGCGTGCAGGTGCTGGTCCGTTCGCTCTTTGCCGGAACCCGGCCGTGGGCGATGGACCTCAGCGGAGGTTTTACACCGGAGGCCTTCACAGCCGCAGCGGCCGAGCTCACCGATCAGAAGCGGTTCACCTCGCTGGTGCCGACCCAGCTGCAGCGGCTGCTGGACGCGCCGTCGGCTGACACCCTCGCAGCGCTCCGCCGGTTCAACGGGATCCTGCTCGGCGGCGGACCGGTGCCCCCGGCGCTGCTTGCCGCAGCCCGTAACGCCGGCCTGCAGGTGGTGACCACCTACGGTTCGGCCGAGACCTGCGGCGGCTGCGTGTACGACGGCGTCCCGCTGGAAGGCGTCTTGGTCCGCGTTGCGGAGGACGGGCGGGTCCTGCTCGGCGGGGCAACCATTGCAGCCGGCTACCTGGGCGCCCCTGAACTCGATGCGGCGGCATTCGTGGCGGACAACGGCGTCCGCTGGTACCGGACCAACGATCTTGGCGAGCTGGACGGCGACGGGAAGCTGCGGATCCTGGGGCGGGCCGACGACGTTGTTATCACCGGCGGGGTGAAGGTTTCCGCCGCCCATGTGCAGGCGGAACTGGAGAAACTCGACGGCGTGCGGGCCGCGTTTGTGGCCGGGGTCCCCTCGGCCGAGTGGGGCCAGGCCCTCGCCGCCTTCGTGGCGGTGGCGGACACCAGCCCGCAGGGCTTCGCCAACTTCGCCGCAGGATCCCGATGGGCCGCGGCGCTGGGCACGCTGGCGCCAAAAACCGTCCTTGCCGCCGCTGAACTGCTGCTGCTGCCCAACGGGAAACCTGACCGTCTTGCCATGTCGGTTCGGCTCTCGGAGCTGCATCAGGGAAAATAG